A window of Lacibacter sediminis contains these coding sequences:
- a CDS encoding LutB/LldF family L-lactate oxidation iron-sulfur protein, whose translation MSQTADKFIAKSTIKAADLDHRRTINFNIGKYNAKVPEGKLQFTQLLTARERAKNVKWRALETLDQQLEEFESQFARRGGKVIWAENAQQACDEILKICEAKNCKTLVKSKSMVTEEIHLNDFLAKHNIESVETDLGEYIQQLDDEPPYHIVTPAMHKSKEDVAKLFADKLGTDPKATPEQLTLVARKILREKYVQAEVGVTGANFILADVGGIAVTENEGNARLSCAFPKTHIVIVGIEKVLPSMNDLGLFWPLLSTYGTGQNVTVYNSIVLGPKQPGEKDGPDEMIVILLDNGRTNVLKNPKTRESLYCIRCGACLNACPVYKNIGGHSYGTTYSGPIGKVLTPHLSGLEEYKHLSYASSLCGNCTEVCPMRINLHELLLENRYEAVEEGYASFGERMAWKVWKKVSLSRKLMNTGSSKMRSWMINKFVKDWTRHRGEMHFPEKSFNQLWRERNGQ comes from the coding sequence ATGAGCCAGACTGCAGATAAATTTATTGCAAAGAGTACCATTAAGGCTGCCGATCTTGATCACAGGCGCACAATCAATTTTAATATTGGCAAGTACAATGCAAAAGTGCCCGAAGGTAAATTGCAGTTTACGCAATTGCTTACTGCACGTGAGCGTGCAAAGAATGTAAAGTGGCGTGCACTGGAAACGCTTGATCAGCAACTCGAAGAATTTGAATCGCAATTTGCACGCAGGGGTGGAAAAGTGATTTGGGCTGAAAATGCACAACAGGCTTGTGATGAAATATTGAAAATATGTGAAGCAAAGAATTGCAAAACATTGGTGAAGAGTAAGAGTATGGTGACGGAAGAAATTCATCTTAATGATTTTCTTGCCAAACACAATATTGAAAGTGTTGAAACAGATCTCGGTGAATACATTCAGCAATTGGATGATGAACCGCCTTACCATATTGTTACACCGGCCATGCACAAAAGCAAAGAAGATGTAGCAAAACTGTTTGCCGATAAATTAGGAACTGATCCCAAAGCAACACCTGAACAGTTGACATTGGTTGCAAGAAAAATTCTTCGTGAAAAATATGTGCAGGCCGAAGTGGGTGTAACAGGTGCGAATTTTATTTTAGCTGATGTTGGTGGTATTGCCGTTACAGAAAATGAAGGTAATGCAAGATTGAGTTGTGCATTTCCTAAAACACATATCGTTATCGTAGGCATTGAGAAAGTATTGCCGAGTATGAACGACCTGGGTTTATTCTGGCCCTTGCTTTCAACGTATGGTACCGGACAAAATGTAACTGTGTATAACAGTATAGTGCTTGGCCCGAAACAACCCGGAGAGAAAGATGGTCCTGACGAAATGATTGTGATCCTGTTGGATAATGGTCGCACAAACGTATTGAAGAATCCAAAGACAAGAGAGAGTTTATATTGCATCCGTTGCGGTGCTTGTTTAAATGCGTGCCCGGTTTATAAAAATATCGGCGGACATAGTTATGGTACAACCTACAGTGGTCCTATCGGTAAAGTATTAACACCACATCTCAGTGGCTTGGAAGAATACAAACATCTCAGTTATGCATCATCATTATGTGGTAACTGTACAGAAGTTTGTCCGATGCGTATTAATCTGCACGAGTTGTTATTAGAGAACAGGTATGAAGCAGTGGAAGAAGGTTATGCTTCGTTTGGCGAACGCATGGCCTGGAAGGTTTGGAAAAAAGTATCACTCAGTCGTAAACTCATGAACACCGGCAGCAGTAAAATGCGCAGCTGGATGATCAATAAATTCGTAAAAGACTGGACACGCCACCGTGGCGAAATGCATTTCCCTGAAAAAAGTTTCAATCAACTTTGGCGTGAACGAAACGGGCAGTAA
- a CDS encoding ComEC/Rec2 family competence protein yields the protein MIPVWKNIPFLRIIIPLSTGILTGWYFSLHWQVPLIASIIALPFFLYLQFSGERSRYYNSWLDGFSFNIIFISFGIALTWLQQKPHQPNWAGHFYKEGDVVQLRLLEPLSEREKTYKALSEISVVYHLQKARKVTGRAMIYFRKDSIAPALQYGDAILVRSNLQEIKNAGNPGSFDYKRYALFNGITHQLFVKSDEYRKLPVQQTSLFNEKIYGFRTYILKTIRKYVKGDMESSIAEALLIGYRDDLDRDLVQAYSNTGVVHIIAVSGMHLGLIYGLLMFLLKGLNRNKRLKVIKAILIITLLWLFSLLTGASASVLRAVLMFTCIAGGDLLGKKGNIYNSMALSAVVLLFFNPFLLWDVGFQLSYAAVLSIVLFMKPIYNWFAIQNKLLDGLWKLNALTLSAQILTLPLCMYHFHQAPTLFLITNLIAVPLSSLVLYALILLMVVSPIAVLANATGWLITKMLWLMNQFILWVDHFRFAVVDGIQHAPIQTILLYAIIAAAGIWLIEKNKTAFRWLLGFVVCFFALQAFYRYQTIQQKKLIVYNLSQHTAIDFMLGDQYYFAGDAVLLQDGFLRNFHLKPSRIAHRTYEQPNINPTTNKTWTVNNKTILHINQSYRYDSTIQINADVVIISQNPKLYLNQLQKTINCKLLVFDSSNPQWKLKYWKADCQKLGINYFCTSEQGAFVMNL from the coding sequence ATGATACCTGTCTGGAAAAACATTCCATTTTTACGCATTATCATTCCGTTAAGCACTGGTATTTTAACCGGATGGTATTTTTCATTACACTGGCAGGTTCCTTTAATTGCGTCCATCATTGCACTTCCGTTTTTCCTTTACCTGCAGTTCAGCGGCGAGCGAAGCAGGTACTATAACAGTTGGCTCGATGGATTTTCGTTCAACATCATTTTCATTTCTTTTGGTATTGCACTAACATGGCTGCAACAAAAGCCACATCAACCAAATTGGGCCGGTCATTTTTATAAAGAAGGCGATGTGGTGCAATTACGTTTATTGGAACCATTAAGTGAACGGGAGAAAACGTACAAAGCACTTAGTGAGATCAGCGTTGTTTATCATCTGCAAAAAGCAAGAAAGGTAACAGGCAGGGCGATGATCTATTTCCGAAAGGATAGCATTGCGCCTGCCTTGCAATACGGCGATGCCATTCTTGTGCGCAGCAACTTACAGGAAATAAAAAATGCAGGTAACCCCGGCAGTTTCGATTACAAGCGCTATGCTTTGTTCAACGGCATCACACATCAGCTCTTTGTAAAATCAGATGAGTATAGAAAACTACCTGTGCAACAAACATCACTCTTCAATGAAAAGATATACGGGTTTAGAACTTATATTCTGAAAACCATTCGCAAATATGTAAAGGGCGATATGGAAAGCAGCATTGCAGAAGCCTTGCTCATCGGCTACCGTGATGATCTCGACAGAGATCTGGTGCAGGCTTACAGCAATACAGGTGTAGTGCATATCATTGCCGTAAGCGGCATGCATCTTGGATTGATCTATGGCTTACTGATGTTTCTATTAAAGGGGCTGAACCGAAACAAGCGTTTGAAAGTAATAAAAGCTATTTTGATCATTACGTTATTGTGGCTGTTCAGTTTATTAACAGGTGCAAGTGCATCAGTATTAAGAGCGGTACTCATGTTTACCTGTATTGCAGGAGGCGATCTGCTTGGTAAGAAAGGAAATATTTACAACAGCATGGCTTTATCAGCTGTGGTGTTGCTATTCTTCAATCCGTTTCTATTATGGGATGTAGGCTTTCAATTATCCTATGCCGCAGTGTTGAGCATTGTTCTCTTTATGAAACCTATTTACAACTGGTTCGCTATTCAAAACAAATTATTAGATGGGCTTTGGAAATTAAATGCACTCACACTCTCTGCGCAAATTTTAACGTTGCCGCTTTGCATGTATCATTTTCACCAGGCACCAACATTATTTCTCATCACTAATTTAATTGCTGTTCCATTATCAAGTCTGGTTCTGTATGCTTTGATATTATTGATGGTTGTATCACCAATCGCTGTACTTGCAAATGCAACCGGCTGGCTCATTACAAAAATGCTTTGGCTCATGAATCAATTCATTCTTTGGGTTGATCATTTTCGTTTTGCAGTAGTGGATGGTATTCAACATGCACCCATCCAAACCATTTTGCTGTATGCAATTATTGCAGCAGCAGGCATCTGGCTCATTGAGAAAAACAAAACTGCTTTTCGTTGGCTACTCGGCTTTGTCGTTTGCTTCTTTGCTTTGCAGGCATTTTATCGCTATCAAACAATACAGCAAAAAAAGCTCATTGTGTATAATCTGTCGCAACACACTGCTATTGATTTTATGTTGGGCGATCAATATTATTTCGCTGGTGATGCGGTGTTATTACAAGATGGTTTCCTGCGTAACTTTCACCTCAAACCTTCCCGTATTGCACACCGTACCTATGAGCAGCCAAATATCAATCCAACAACAAACAAAACCTGGACAGTCAACAACAAAACCATCCTTCACATCAACCAATCTTACCGCTACGATTCAACAATTCAAATCAACGCTGACGTAGTCATCATCTCCCAAAACCCCAAACTCTACCTCAACCAATTACAGAAAACAATCAACTGTAAGTTGCTGGTCTTCGACAGTTCCAACCCGCAATGGAAGCTCAAATACTGGAAAGCCGATTGTCAAAAACTCGGCATTAACTATTTCTGCACAAGTGAGCAGGGCGCTTTTGTGATGAACCTGTAG
- a CDS encoding DUF3109 family protein yields MIVIDDIYISDEVVEEQFVCDLNKCKGGCCVDGDAGAPLTNDELKEVIAGFEKVKHLLTEEGRKVIERDGLYQYDQEFGWVTPTISTGMCAYGLVDEKGIVKCSFEQQYYAGELKWKKPISCHLYPIKISKSKNTEQQYVNYEPRDQMCNPGCLNGQKLKVPVYVFLKEAIIRKYGEDFYEVLTQIADQYYVSKDAKK; encoded by the coding sequence ATGATTGTAATTGATGATATCTACATCAGTGATGAAGTGGTGGAAGAACAGTTTGTATGCGACCTGAACAAATGTAAAGGCGGCTGCTGTGTGGATGGTGATGCCGGGGCACCACTAACAAACGATGAGTTGAAAGAAGTGATCGCAGGATTTGAAAAAGTAAAACACCTGCTCACAGAAGAAGGACGAAAAGTAATTGAGCGTGACGGTCTTTATCAATACGACCAGGAATTTGGTTGGGTAACACCTACTATCAGCACCGGCATGTGTGCCTATGGTTTGGTAGATGAAAAAGGAATTGTGAAATGTTCATTTGAACAACAATACTATGCCGGTGAATTAAAATGGAAGAAACCCATTTCCTGTCATCTTTATCCCATTAAGATCAGTAAGAGCAAGAACACAGAGCAGCAATATGTGAACTACGAACCGAGAGACCAGATGTGTAATCCCGGTTGTTTGAACGGACAAAAACTGAAAGTACCGGTATATGTATTTTTGAAAGAAGCCATCATCCGCAAATACGGCGAAGATTTTTATGAAGTGCTTACACAAATAGCCGATCAGTATTACGTATCAAAGGACGCAAAGAAGTAA
- the gldE gene encoding gliding motility-associated protein GldE, with translation MDYQQVSTSFLLSIKPVLLAINSQGLTLLVILFLILLFFSFVVSGAEVAFFSLRYKDLNMIKTKPDAPARRIVNLLEEPKVLMASLMAANVIFNLGIIFLTNFLIDEALNLRHNLWWVEFILKATAITALILLFCETLPKVWASQNNIFFAYFASWWIDAIVYPIFKSTGGWLAGYTDGIEKRMSKYQKKSSLKSEELDYAIDLMSEDEATVEEKQILKGIQNFSNITVKQVMRSRLDVSGIEYKTPFQDVVKRVQELHYSRVPIYKNNLDEVVGILQTKDLLQHLNDADDFHWQQLMRTPFFVPEQKLIDDLMKEFQQKRIHFAVVVDEFGGTSGIVTMEDVVEEIIGEIKDEFDDDESVNKKIDENNYIFEGRTIVHDMCRTMNLPADTFDKVKGESESLAGLVLELAERLPRVGDVLETGDFQFTIQEVSRNRIEKVKVTIKPLD, from the coding sequence TTGGATTATCAGCAAGTCAGCACTTCTTTTTTATTATCGATCAAACCTGTGTTACTGGCCATTAACAGCCAGGGGTTAACATTACTGGTTATCCTTTTTCTTATCCTGCTGTTTTTCTCGTTTGTTGTAAGTGGAGCTGAAGTAGCATTCTTTTCGCTCCGTTACAAAGACCTGAATATGATCAAAACAAAACCCGACGCACCTGCACGCCGTATCGTAAACTTGTTGGAAGAACCAAAAGTGTTGATGGCAAGTTTGATGGCTGCAAATGTGATATTCAATCTGGGTATTATTTTTCTCACGAACTTTTTAATAGATGAAGCACTCAATCTTCGACATAATTTATGGTGGGTTGAGTTTATTTTAAAAGCAACGGCTATCACCGCATTGATCCTTTTGTTTTGTGAAACGTTGCCGAAAGTATGGGCATCGCAAAACAATATCTTCTTTGCCTATTTCGCCAGCTGGTGGATCGATGCAATTGTTTATCCCATTTTTAAATCAACAGGTGGGTGGCTGGCAGGTTATACAGATGGTATTGAAAAAAGAATGTCGAAGTATCAAAAAAAATCGTCATTAAAATCAGAAGAACTTGATTATGCTATCGATCTCATGAGTGAAGATGAAGCTACAGTTGAAGAGAAACAGATATTAAAAGGCATACAGAATTTCAGCAATATCACAGTGAAGCAGGTGATGCGTTCACGTCTTGATGTAAGCGGAATAGAATATAAAACACCGTTCCAGGATGTAGTAAAGCGTGTGCAGGAACTGCATTACAGTCGTGTACCGATCTATAAGAATAATTTAGATGAAGTAGTTGGTATTCTTCAGACAAAAGATCTGTTACAACATCTTAATGATGCTGATGACTTTCACTGGCAGCAACTGATGCGTACACCTTTCTTTGTGCCGGAACAAAAGCTCATTGATGATCTGATGAAGGAATTTCAACAGAAACGTATTCACTTTGCAGTTGTAGTTGATGAATTTGGCGGCACCAGCGGTATTGTAACAATGGAAGATGTGGTGGAAGAAATTATTGGTGAAATCAAAGATGAGTTTGACGATGATGAAAGCGTGAATAAAAAAATTGATGAAAACAACTACATCTTTGAAGGCCGCACCATTGTACATGATATGTGCCGCACAATGAATCTTCCTGCCGATACATTTGATAAAGTGAAAGGCGAAAGCGAATCGCTGGCCGGGCTCGTATTGGAACTGGCCGAACGTTTGCCAAGAGTTGGTGATGTACTTGAAACAGGCGATTTCCAATTTACTATTCAGGAAGTGAGCCGCAACAGGATTGAAAAAGTGAAAGTGACCATTAAACCCCTTGACTGA
- the gldD gene encoding gliding motility lipoprotein GldD, with amino-acid sequence MKQMHLCNAYLVPRTFYLLFAVLVLIACNSDPRPRPKGYFQIDFPEKKYVLFDEPGYPYTFEYPVYGKVLKDSTFFEAKAENPYWVNLDFPELAGRIHISYKAVGAANKFDELVQDAFKMTSKHSLKATSIDELPVKGGAGVNGFIFDVGGNAATGKQFFVTDSTKHFLRGALYFDATPNYDSIQPVEQFLYKDMQHLIQTLKWRN; translated from the coding sequence ATGAAACAAATGCATTTGTGCAACGCATACTTAGTGCCTCGTACTTTTTATCTTCTATTTGCTGTTCTTGTTTTAATTGCCTGTAACTCCGATCCCCGTCCACGGCCAAAAGGATATTTTCAAATTGATTTTCCTGAAAAGAAATACGTGCTGTTTGATGAGCCGGGTTATCCCTACACATTCGAATATCCTGTTTACGGAAAGGTGTTGAAGGATAGTACTTTCTTCGAAGCAAAAGCAGAAAACCCATACTGGGTGAATCTTGATTTTCCTGAACTGGCCGGGCGCATCCACATCAGCTACAAAGCTGTTGGTGCAGCAAATAAATTTGACGAGCTTGTTCAGGATGCCTTTAAAATGACCAGCAAGCACAGTTTAAAAGCAACTTCGATCGATGAACTGCCGGTGAAAGGCGGAGCCGGTGTAAACGGATTTATTTTTGATGTGGGTGGTAATGCAGCAACAGGCAAACAGTTTTTTGTAACAGATAGTACCAAACATTTTTTACGTGGTGCTTTATATTTCGATGCAACACCTAATTACGATTCTATTCAGCCGGTGGAGCAATTCCTGTATAAGGATATGCAGCATTTGATTCAAACCTTGAAGTGGAGGAATTGA
- the purH gene encoding bifunctional phosphoribosylaminoimidazolecarboxamide formyltransferase/IMP cyclohydrolase yields the protein MKKIQSALISVFYKDGLDSLVKLLHEQNVTIYSTGGTQQFIEKLGVPVVPVENLTSYPSILGGRVKTLHPSVFGGILGKRDDEQHLAEMKQYNIPEMDLVIVDLYPFEETVASTTDEKAIIEKIDIGGPSMIRAGAKNHKDVVVLAAKKEYAVLEGILREQNGETSYEQRRAFAIKAFDVCTAYDTAISNYFHQSAVETPFNKEEKIMRYGENPHQSARFFGNLDELFTQLNGKELSYNNLVDVDAAVQLIKEFTDTTFAIIKHTNVCGVAQRAIVKDSWDTALAGDPESAFGGVLVCNGEIDKATAEAINEIFFEVLIAPSFAADALEVLKSKKNRILLQLKQQPKVKEQYKSLLNGVLVQGVDEGNYTEWKEAGGRETTAAEKDDLTFANLICKHLKSNAIALVKNKQLVGKGCGQTSRIDSLRQSVEKAKQFNFDLNGAVMASDAFFPFNDCVQLGHAAGIVAFIQPGGSIRDNDSIEYCKQNNLAMVITGMRHFKH from the coding sequence ATGAAGAAAATTCAATCGGCACTCATTTCAGTTTTTTACAAAGACGGACTCGATTCATTGGTAAAGCTCCTGCACGAGCAAAATGTAACTATCTACTCTACCGGTGGTACGCAACAGTTTATTGAAAAACTCGGCGTTCCTGTAGTGCCTGTTGAAAATTTAACCAGCTACCCGTCTATTTTGGGTGGCCGTGTAAAAACATTGCACCCTTCTGTGTTTGGCGGTATTCTTGGCAAGCGTGATGATGAACAGCATTTGGCTGAAATGAAGCAATACAATATTCCCGAAATGGATCTCGTGATCGTTGATCTTTATCCGTTCGAAGAAACCGTTGCTTCAACTACCGACGAAAAAGCGATCATTGAAAAAATTGATATCGGCGGACCATCTATGATCCGTGCCGGTGCAAAAAATCATAAAGACGTTGTGGTATTGGCAGCAAAGAAAGAATATGCGGTATTAGAAGGTATTCTTCGTGAACAGAACGGTGAAACAAGTTATGAGCAACGCCGTGCATTTGCCATCAAAGCATTTGATGTGTGTACTGCATACGATACGGCTATCAGCAACTACTTCCACCAATCGGCTGTTGAAACGCCATTCAACAAGGAAGAAAAGATCATGCGTTATGGTGAGAATCCGCATCAGAGTGCACGCTTCTTTGGCAACCTTGATGAACTGTTTACACAATTAAACGGTAAAGAACTTTCTTATAATAATCTGGTTGATGTGGATGCAGCTGTGCAACTCATCAAAGAGTTTACAGATACAACGTTCGCCATCATCAAACACACCAACGTATGCGGCGTTGCACAACGTGCAATAGTGAAAGACAGTTGGGATACTGCATTGGCAGGCGATCCTGAAAGTGCATTTGGCGGTGTATTGGTTTGTAATGGTGAAATTGATAAAGCCACAGCAGAAGCTATCAATGAAATTTTCTTTGAAGTATTGATCGCTCCTTCATTTGCTGCTGATGCATTGGAAGTATTGAAATCGAAGAAGAACCGTATTCTTTTACAACTGAAACAGCAACCAAAGGTAAAAGAGCAATACAAATCATTACTAAATGGCGTATTGGTGCAAGGTGTCGATGAAGGCAATTATACTGAATGGAAAGAAGCAGGCGGTCGTGAAACAACTGCTGCGGAGAAAGATGATCTCACTTTTGCCAACCTCATCTGTAAACATTTAAAATCGAATGCCATTGCATTGGTGAAGAATAAACAACTGGTGGGTAAAGGTTGCGGACAAACAAGCCGTATCGATTCATTGCGTCAGTCTGTTGAAAAAGCAAAACAATTCAATTTCGATCTCAATGGCGCAGTGATGGCGAGTGATGCGTTCTTCCCGTTCAATGATTGTGTGCAGTTGGGTCATGCAGCAGGCATTGTTGCATTTATTCAGCCGGGCGGTTCTATACGTGACAATGACTCAATCGAATATTGTAAACAAAATAACCTGGCGATGGTAATCACAGGTATGAGACATTTTAAACATTAA
- a CDS encoding polysaccharide deacetylase family protein → MLVYTPHITPRISYIIQLLNERWQIDVAVTDDLTLFQQSNDVKLVYAEERIDDSSLFLQSTGLLLQHDIRKQYITCFNWEDGKAFFQTTDDVGFDIFSAIFYLITRYEEYLEYEPDEYGRYAHWNSLAWKEGFLHQPIIDVWLMKFEAKLKQRYSLLTTHHSPFTFLPTYDIDIAWSYKHKGLLKTVGAVVMHPSTIAKRLRVLSGKETDPFDSYDWLQQLHEQYALQPIYFFLLAERNNEYDKNISPRKTALQQLIRSTAAKATVAIHPSTESAVNPTALKKEKEILQTIVRKPIPLTRNHYIQFHLPHSYRSLIVNGFTDEYSMGYGTVNGFRASTSHSFLWYDLEKEETTALRVHPFAYMDANSFYELHHSTEEALEEIKKLCSEVQAVNGTFITIFHNHMLGTDPMFKGWKEMYENFVATVISTKERSVEQ, encoded by the coding sequence ATGCTTGTTTACACTCCGCATATTACACCCCGCATCAGTTATATCATTCAGCTGCTGAATGAACGTTGGCAGATCGATGTGGCGGTAACAGATGATCTAACGTTGTTTCAGCAAAGCAATGATGTTAAGCTTGTATATGCAGAGGAGCGGATTGATGATTCATCTTTGTTTCTGCAATCAACAGGCTTACTCTTGCAGCACGATATACGCAAGCAATACATTACTTGTTTTAATTGGGAAGACGGTAAAGCGTTCTTTCAAACAACAGATGATGTAGGGTTTGATATTTTCTCTGCGATATTCTACCTCATCACCCGTTACGAAGAGTATTTGGAATACGAACCAGATGAATATGGTCGCTATGCACATTGGAATTCCTTAGCATGGAAAGAAGGATTCTTGCATCAGCCAATTATTGATGTATGGTTGATGAAGTTTGAGGCGAAGTTGAAGCAACGCTACTCACTACTCACTACTCACCACTCACCGTTCACCTTTCTCCCTACTTACGATATCGACATTGCCTGGAGTTACAAACATAAAGGCTTGCTTAAAACAGTTGGTGCAGTAGTAATGCATCCCTCAACTATTGCAAAAAGATTAAGAGTTTTGAGTGGAAAAGAAACAGACCCTTTCGATTCATATGATTGGCTGCAACAACTGCATGAACAATATGCGTTACAACCGATTTACTTTTTCTTATTGGCAGAACGAAACAATGAATACGATAAAAATATTTCGCCAAGAAAAACTGCATTACAGCAACTGATCCGTTCAACTGCAGCTAAGGCAACTGTTGCTATTCATCCTTCAACTGAAAGCGCAGTAAATCCAACTGCATTGAAAAAGGAAAAGGAAATACTTCAGACGATTGTTCGGAAGCCCATTCCGCTAACACGCAATCATTATATTCAGTTTCATCTGCCGCATTCTTACCGTTCATTAATTGTAAATGGATTTACAGACGAATACAGTATGGGCTATGGAACTGTCAATGGGTTTCGAGCATCAACCTCTCATTCGTTTTTGTGGTACGACCTGGAAAAAGAAGAAACGACTGCTTTGCGTGTACATCCCTTTGCGTACATGGATGCAAATTCATTTTATGAATTGCATCATTCAACTGAAGAAGCATTGGAAGAAATAAAAAAACTTTGCAGCGAAGTGCAAGCGGTAAACGGCACATTCATAACTATCTTTCACAATCACATGTTGGGAACAGATCCAATGTTTAAAGGTTGGAAAGAGATGTATGAAAATTTTGTTGCTACTGTCATCTCGACGAAGGAGAGATCTGTTGAGCAATAG
- a CDS encoding DMT family transporter: MQKPRINKALDASTDALKSLSLFNPLTIRKKGTRAKALFALAVVCVLWGTTWIASKEGVRHMPSAIQLSGMRQLLGGLCYMIFFIAKGTQFPRGKELIPLLILALLNFVLSNGLSTWGLKYISSGLGAIMGAIFPLWIVIINLFGSKEKIPAKALLGLMIGFGGVCVIFYEHLQDFFDPNFRFGILISLIATWTWAFGSLYTKKQAANFNPYFGLGFQMVIAGAALLGISTTDPNFTPFTEIAWQAWAAIGYLVLFGSVIAFVCYLYALQNLPTEQASIYAYVNPVVAVLFGVWIFDEMISVTLATGGLVALLGVYLVNKAYKKTAEEQRDVADN, encoded by the coding sequence ATGCAAAAACCCCGGATCAATAAAGCACTCGATGCTTCAACAGATGCACTCAAAAGCTTATCCCTTTTTAATCCTTTAACCATCAGGAAAAAAGGAACAAGAGCAAAAGCATTGTTTGCATTGGCCGTTGTGTGTGTGTTATGGGGTACAACGTGGATCGCTTCAAAAGAAGGTGTGCGGCATATGCCTTCCGCAATTCAGCTCTCCGGGATGCGTCAATTACTGGGCGGCCTTTGTTACATGATCTTCTTCATTGCAAAAGGAACGCAGTTTCCGAGAGGAAAAGAATTAATTCCCTTGCTTATTTTAGCCTTGCTGAATTTTGTATTGAGCAATGGACTCAGCACATGGGGATTGAAATATATTTCTTCAGGTCTAGGTGCCATCATGGGTGCTATCTTTCCGTTGTGGATCGTAATCATCAACCTGTTTGGTTCTAAAGAAAAAATACCTGCTAAGGCCTTACTTGGTTTGATGATTGGCTTTGGTGGAGTGTGTGTTATTTTTTATGAACACCTGCAGGATTTCTTTGATCCCAATTTTCGCTTTGGTATTTTGATCTCACTTATTGCAACATGGACATGGGCATTTGGTTCACTATACACGAAGAAGCAGGCTGCAAATTTTAACCCCTATTTTGGACTAGGTTTTCAAATGGTAATTGCGGGTGCTGCGTTATTGGGTATTTCCACAACTGATCCGAATTTTACACCGTTTACTGAAATTGCATGGCAGGCATGGGCAGCTATCGGTTATCTTGTTTTGTTTGGTTCTGTAATTGCGTTTGTTTGTTATCTCTATGCCCTGCAAAATTTACCAACCGAACAGGCAAGTATATACGCCTATGTAAATCCGGTTGTTGCTGTGTTGTTTGGTGTATGGATCTTTGATGAAATGATCTCTGTTACATTGGCAACTGGAGGATTGGTTGCGTTGCTGGGTGTTTATCTTGTAAACAAAGCGTATAAGAAAACTGCTGAGGAGCAACGTGATGTTGCCGATAATTAA
- the rluF gene encoding 23S rRNA pseudouridine(2604) synthase RluF, whose amino-acid sequence MAEEKISLNKYISATGYCSRREADKLIDQARVVVNGNIALAGTRVSSKDKVYIDDELLKVKSTAKQDQFIIAFNKPLNITSTTDEKDRTNIIRFINHPKRIFPIGRLDKDSEGLIFLTNNGDIVNKILRAGNEHEKEYIVTVNKKLTPDFAAKMSNGVHILNTVTLPCKVRTLSGKSFSIILKQGLNRQIRRMCEAFGYEVVSLRRVRIMNIQLGNIAVGKWRYLSDPEMKELMQMLEGSKNEY is encoded by the coding sequence ATGGCCGAAGAAAAAATCAGTTTAAATAAATACATTAGCGCCACAGGTTATTGTTCACGCCGTGAAGCAGATAAGCTGATCGATCAGGCACGTGTGGTTGTAAATGGCAATATTGCATTGGCCGGCACAAGAGTTTCTTCAAAAGACAAAGTGTATATTGATGATGAATTACTGAAAGTAAAATCTACTGCCAAACAAGATCAGTTCATTATAGCTTTTAACAAACCGCTGAACATTACTTCCACCACCGATGAAAAGGATCGCACCAATATTATCCGCTTTATCAATCATCCCAAACGCATCTTTCCTATTGGCAGGTTAGATAAAGATTCTGAAGGGTTGATCTTTCTTACCAATAATGGTGATATCGTTAATAAAATTTTGCGTGCAGGAAACGAACATGAAAAAGAATACATCGTTACTGTCAATAAAAAATTAACACCGGATTTTGCTGCGAAGATGAGCAATGGTGTGCACATTCTCAACACTGTCACACTTCCCTGCAAAGTGCGCACATTAAGCGGTAAAAGTTTTTCCATTATTCTCAAACAGGGATTGAACCGCCAGATCCGCCGTATGTGTGAGGCATTTGGTTATGAAGTGGTGAGCTTGCGTCGTGTACGAATCATGAATATTCAACTCGGAAATATTGCAGTTGGTAAGTGGCGCTATTTAAGCGATCCGGAAATGAAAGAGTTAATGCAGATGCTTGAAGGATCGAAAAATGAATATTAG